In Fundulus heteroclitus isolate FHET01 chromosome 8, MU-UCD_Fhet_4.1, whole genome shotgun sequence, a genomic segment contains:
- the LOC105931109 gene encoding 3-hydroxy-3-methylglutaryl-coenzyme A reductase: MLARLFRLHGLLVASHPWEVIVGTLAATVCLMNMNSSSSSSQMCSWNNCPKVKEEAPSSDIIILTITRCMAIIYIYFQFKNLLQLGSKYILGIAGLFTVFSSFVFSTVVIHFFGKELTGLNEALPFFLLLIDLSKACTLAKFALSSNSQEEVRENISKGMAILGPTFTLDALVECLVIGVGTMSGVPQLEIMCCFGCMSVLANYFVFMTFFPACVSLVLELSRESREGRPIWQMSHLAHVLAEEEDNKPNPVTQRVKIIMSLGLALVHAHTRLTAERSGHNRTVEGPIAERLESSGTAWPQKPTSVALEHVITLSLALLLAVKYVFFEQADTESSLSLRSPINGASLTQKPRAAHDCCRRDQAAPKSQKSSAGVPATSTASSADVKPSSEADINFKEVTKTASMEVEGCASFSQKASAQTCSSPPEPRSLEECMAILSDPQRGPKMLTDAEVINLVRSSKILNYKLESVLETPERGVAIRRDILSPKLPVSSALARLPYQGYDYSKVMGACCENVIGYMPVPVGVAGPLLLDDAQFHVPMATTEGCLVASANRGCRAIFLAGGCSSRILADSMTRGPVVRLPSACQAAEVKIWLESPDGFSMVKEAFDETSRFARLEKLLVAVAGRNLYIRFQSQTGDAMGMNMLSKGTEQALHRLKQHFPDMEVLSVSGNYCTDKKAAAINWILGRGKSAVCEATIPAKVVKEVLKSSTAALVDLNISKNLVGSAMAGSIGGFNAHAANIVAAIYIACGQDPAQTVGSSNCITQMEAAGPNDDDLYISCTMPSIELGTVGGGTNLPPQQACLQMLGVTGSKQPGENARQLARIVCATVLAGELSLMSALAAGHLVKSHMTHNRSKTNLSEMALSKPSDN, from the exons ATGCTGGCCCGTCTCTTTCGGCTCCACGGCCTGCTGGTCGCCTCCCACCCCTGGGAGGTGATCGTGGGGACCCTGGCCGCCACCGTCTGTCTCATGAACATGAACAGCTCGTCGAGCAGCAGTCAGATGTGCAGCTGGAACAACTGTCCCAAGGTTAAAGAG gagGCCCCCAGCAGTGATATCATCATTCTGACCATCACTCGCTGCATGGCCATTATTTATATCTACTTCCAGTTTAAGAACCTCCTGCAGCTGGGATCCAAATATATTCTGG gtatCGCAGGATTGTTTACAGTGTTTTCCAGCTTTGTGTTCAGTACTGTGGTTATCCACTTCTTTGGGAAGGAGCTCACTGGTCTTAA TGAGGCTCTGCCCTTCTTTCTGCTGCTCATTGACCTATCCAAAGCCTGCACTCTGGCTAAATTTGCCCTCAGCTCCAACTCCCAG GAGGAGGTGAGGGAGAACATCTCTAAGGGCATGGCCATCCTGGGCCCCACATTCACCCTCGACGCGCTCGTTGAGTGCCTGGTTATAGGGGTCGGAACCATGTCGG GCGTTCCTCAGCTGGAGATCATGTGCTGTTTTGGCTGCATGTCTGTTCTGGCCAATTACTTTGTCTTCATGACGTTCTTCCCGGCGTGTGTCTCTCTGGTCCTGGAG ctgTCAAGGGAAAGTCGGGAAGGCCGTCCCATCTGGCAGATGAGCCATCTGGCTCATGTGCTGGCTGAGGAAGAGGATAACAAGCCCAACCCTGTGACCCAAAGGGTTAAAATCATCATG TCTCTCGGTCTGGCCTTGGTTCACGCCCACACTCGGTTGACGGCCGAGCGTTCGGGTCACAATCGCACGGTAGAGGGACCCATAGCGGAGAGGCTGGAGTCATCGGGCACCGCGTGGCCTCAGAAGCCCACCAG TGTGGCGCTGGAGCACGTGATTACCCTCAGCCTGGCGCTGCTCCTCGCTGTCAAGTACGTCTTCTTCGAGCAAGCGGACACAGAGTCCTCCCTGTCTCTCAGGAGTCCCATCAACGGCGCCTCCCTGACCCAGAAGCCTCGGGCAGCACACGACTGCTGCAGGAGGGACCAAGCGGCTCCCAAGTCCCAGAAAAGCTCCGCCGGCGTCCCGGCAACCAGCACGGCTTCCTCAGCAGACGTTAAACCGTCTTCTGAGGCAGATATTAACTTTAAAG AAGTGACAAAGACCGCTTCAATGGAAGTCGAAGGCTGCGCCTCATTTTCCCAGAAGGCCTCTGCTCAGACATGCAGCTCTCCTCCAGAACCCCGCTCGCTGGAGGAGTGTATGGCCATCCTCTCGGATCCTCAG AGAGGTCCGAAAATGCTGACGGATGCGGAGGTGATAAACCTGGTCCGCTCATCTAAGATCCTGAACTACAAGCTGGAGTCCGTCCTGGAGACTCCAGAGAGGGGCGTGGCCATCAGGAGAGACATTTTGTCTCCCAAACTGCCCGTCAGCTCCGCATTGGCCCGCCTGCCCTACCAAGGCTACGACTATTCAAAG GTGATGGGCGCCTGCTGTGAGAACGTCATCGGCTACATGCCCGTGCCGGTGGGAGTGGCCGGCCCTCTGCTGCTGGACGACGCGCAGTTTCACGTCCCCATGGCGACCACCGAAGGGTGCCTGGTGGCCAGCGCCAACAGAGGATGCAGGGCCATTTTT CTGGCCgggggctgcagcagcaggatcCTGGCCGACAGCATGACCCGGGGTCCCGTGGTGAGGCTGCCCTCCGCGTGCCAGGCCGCAGAGGTCAAAATCTGGCTCGAGAGCCCGGACGGGTTCAGCATGGTCAAAGAAGCCTTCGACGAGACCAGCAG GTTTGCTcgtctggagaagctgctggTGGCTGTGGCTGGAAGAAACCTCTATATTCGCTTCCAGTCTCAGACGGGGGACGCCATGGGGATGAACATGCTGTCTAAG GGGACTGAGCAGGCTCTGCATCGACTCAAGCAGCACTTTCCAGACATGGAGGTTCTGTCGGTCAGCGGCAACTACTGCACCGACAAGAAGGCTGCTGCCATTAACTGGATCTTGGGCCGGGGCAAGTCTGCCGTGTGTGAAGCCACCATCCCTGCCAAGGTGGTCAAGGAG GTGCTGAAGAGCAGCACTGCTGCTCTGGTGGATCTGAACATCAGCAAGAACTTAGTGGGCTCAGCCATGGCCGGCAGCATAGGGGGCTTCAATGCTCACGCTGCCAACATCGTCGCAGCCATCTACATAGCCTGCGGGCAG GATCCAGCTCAGACGGTGGGGAGCTCCAACTGCATCACCCAGATGGAGGCTGCGGGTCCCAACGACGACGACCTGTACATCAGCTGCACCATGCCCTCCATAGAGCTGGGCACTGTGGGAGGAGGCACCAACCTGCCGCCTCAGCAGGCCTGTCTGCAG ATGCTTGGCGTTACGGGCTCCAAACAGCCGGGCGAGAACGCGCGGCAGCTGGCCCGCATAGTGTGCGCCACCGTCCTGGCGGGGGAGCTGTCTCTCATGTCCGCCCTGGCCGCCGGACACCTGGTCAAAAGTCACATGACTCACAACAG ATCTAAAACCAACCTGTCAGAGATGGCTTTGTCCAAGCCCTCGGACAACTGA